A genomic window from Nicotiana sylvestris chromosome 11, ASM39365v2, whole genome shotgun sequence includes:
- the LOC138881281 gene encoding uncharacterized protein: protein MDFLSLKALQGGSISFGNVKKGYILGIRKVGKSLTHFIENVYYVNGLKYSLLSVSQICDKGNKVEFLSKICTVTKPVTGEVVLVAKRYNNIYVVDFESLQSGDLSCLKVVDDDAELWHRILGYASFSLLNKLIQKDLVHGLPLSKFKVQKVCDEYARGKHVKSSFKSKKDLGKFYAKCDEGIFLGYVSRSKAYKIYNKQTQCAEESVHVIFDESYPSCEKSDEEDKDGEPLLVPREVIDMTNGKADMMSQVKEPSEDNVASSSVEPGTSITTIEAKKRVVDVVQGTPLVPERRTQENQLNIPTTFTNEPQMSTWKHKSSYPFNNIITPIDSGVQTMSKARYSLAFSAFLSQIKPKNIKEALKDADWITAIQDELHQFERNNVWHLVARPSYRTIIGTRWVFRNKIDKHGNTIRNKAMLVV from the exons atggactttctttcactaaaagccctgcaaggagggagtatATCATTTGGCAATGtaaaaaaggggtacattcttggaatTAGAAAAGTCGGGAAATCACTCACTCACTTTattgagaatgtgtactatgtcaatggtctTAAGTATAGTCTCTTAAGTGTCTCTCAGatttgtgataaaggaaacaaggtggagttcttgtccaagatatgtacAGTTACAAAACcggtaactggtgaagtggtacttgtggccaagagatacaacaacatctatgttgttgatttcgagtccttacaaagtggtgatctgagttgtctgaaagttgttgatgatgatgctgaactttGGCACAGAATATTGGGATACGCAAGCTTctctcttctgaacaaactaattcagaaggacctggtccatggtttGCCCCTGTCAAAATTCAAAGTACAGAAAGTTTGTGATGAATATGCTAGAGGAAAgcatgtgaagtcctcttttaaATCTAAAAAGGAC CTTGGCAAATTTTATGCCAAGtgtgatgaaggaatatttctgggcTACGTTTCTCGAAGCAAAGCTTACAAGATATACAACAAGCAGACTCAATGTGCtgaggaaagtgttcatgttatttttgatgaatcaTATCCCTCCTGTGAGAAGAGTGATGAAGAAGAtaaagatggagaacccttactagtccctcgtgaagtcattgacatgacaaatggaaaggcagatatgatgagcCAAGTAAAAGAGCCGAGTGAAGACAATGTTGCCTCTTCTTCAGTGGAACCAGGTACATCAATTACAACCATCGAAGCTAAAAAAAGAGTGGTTGATGTAGTCCAGGGTACTCCACTAGTACCTGAGAGAAGAACACAAGAGAACCAGTTAAATATACCCACCACCTTTACAAATGAACCTCAGATGTCTACCTGGAAACACAAAAGTTCTTATCCTTTTAACAACATAATTACTCCCATAGATTCCGGAGTACAAACTATGTCAAAAGCCAGATATTCACTTGCCTTCTCTGCCTTTCTCTCTCAAATAaagcccaaaaatatcaaggaagccctgaaagatgcagattggattacagccatACAAGATGAGCTGCatcagtttgaaaggaacaaTGTCTGGCACCTGGTAGCTAGACCCTCATATCGAAcaattataggaaccaggtgggtattcaggaacaaGATTGATAAACATGGAAACACCATAAGAAACAAGGCCATGCTAGTGGTTtaa